TGACTTCAACAATATCCTTGCTTCCATCCTGGGATATGCGGAGTTGAGCCTGCACTCGGTCGAACCGGGGTCTAACCTGGAGAAATATCTGAATATGGTCTATTCCGCGGCCATTCGCGCCAAGGATCTGGTCAGTCAGATTCTGGTCTTTGCCCGCAAGAGTGATGAGGAACTCCGCCCCATTCGGGTGGCGAGTCTGGCCAAGGAAGTGCTCAAGCTCATTCGTTCCTCGGTGCCTTCAACTATCGAGATCAGATCCCGTATTACCAGTGATTTTTTGGTCAAGGGCGATGCGACTCGCATCCATCAGGTCCTCATGAATCTGCTCACCAATGCCTACCAAGCCATGGAAGATGATGGTGGCATCATGGAAATGAACCTGAGCGACGAACATCTGGCTGAGGATGCAGCCGCGTCCCGGGGATTGCGTCCCGGGGATTACGTCCGGATCACGGTATCGGATACCGGGCAGGGCATTCCGCCGGAGATCATGGACAACATTTTTGAACCCTATTTCACGACCAAGAAACAGGGTGGCGGAACAGGGATGGGCCTTGCCCTGACCCACAGCATCGTCAAGAACCATGGCGGAACAGTCGAGGTGCAGAGCAGGCAGGGGCAGGGAACCGTTTTTACCGTGTTTCTGCCTGCCATGGAAACGCGGGTTGCGGAAAAATCCTCCAAGCCCGTTCCTCTTGAGGGCGGGTCCGAGCGGATTCTCTTTGTGGATGACGAGCCAGCCATCACGACCATGGTCCGTGATTTTCTGGAAAAGCTCGGCTACACGATCATGGTCACCAATTCCAGCCTTGAAGCCCTGAATATGTTCACCTCCAGGCCCGAGGCGTTTGATCTGGTCATCTCTGACGTGACCATGCCCGAGATGACCGGGGACAAACTCATCCGCCGTCTCCTGGAAATCCGACCGGACATCCCCGTTATCCTGTGTACCGGATACAGCAGCAAGGTCCTTGGCAAATCCGTTTCGGAGCTCGGGGCCAGAGCCCTCATGAACAAACCGTTTGTCAACGCCGATCTGGCCGGGACCATTCGCAAGGTCCTGGACGAGCACGGTTCAAGCAGGGGATGAGATCCGGGGCTTGGATTCCCGCAAGTTCATGATCCGTTGTGGGCAGCCCTGCCTGCATGAGGATTCATGAAATTCAGGCACGGTTCCCAGACGTCAGTTTCCTTTTCCGACCCGGTCCAGAGGTCATGGCAACGGCGAGGACGCCCTGATACCTCTACCTTCAAGTTGTCTCCCCCTTTTTCTGCCTTCCCGTCTCTTTCGCCCCGTCTTCTTGCATACATAAACTGTCCGCTTTTGTCCGATTTCGTCCACGCCTTCCTGGAGAGAAGTCCCGGAGAACGGGATTGCAACTGTTTTTGCAGGAGGCGAGGATCACCTTTCCTGGCGGTATATGGACCCTTTTCATATCTGGTCCAATACTGGAATGAAACTTCCCTGTCTTGCAACAGCAATGGCATGATTTTCCAACATCAAAGAAGACAGGGAGGTACAGGCATGACCAAATTGAGCTCCATCGAAGGGATAGGCAGCGTTTATATGGCAAAACTTGAAGCCGGCGGTATTGATTCCGTGGAAGAGCTTCTTGAAAAGGCCGGACCAAGAAAGGGAAGAAAAGAACTGGCTGAACATGCAGGCATTTCCGAAAAACTGATCCTTGCCTGGGTCAACCGGGCGGATTTGTCCCGGGTACGGGGCATCAGCACCCAGTATGCCGACCTTCTGGAATGTGCCGGGGTGGATACCGTACCCGAGCTTGCCCGGAGAAATCCGGAAAATCTTGTGGAAGCCATGGCCAAGGCAAATGAGGACAAAAATCTCGTGCGCAAGCTGCCGGCTCCCTCGCAGGTGGAGGATTGGATTGCCCAGTCCAAGGAACTGCCGCGTATGGTTCATTACTGAATGGTTGCATCCGGGTTCCGGGCGTGTTTGCTGATCCGGGACCCTTATTTTTCCTTGCAATGACTGCCAACGAACGGCTAAATTTTTTTACCCCGTCTCCTGTTTTTCCTCATCCTTGCCAGCCAAGGACGGCTCCCCAAAGGGTCTTGTGATCCAGGTTGTAGCCTGACCCCATTTTTGGTTTTTTCTTCCTTTCCATTTCCACTACGTGATTTTACCCATCAGAATACGTGTTTTTACTGACTGGCATACGCCAAATGCGATAAAGATATTCTTATGACATTTTTTCAATAGAGATATGTATTGTATGGAATATTGCGTTGTTGAAACCGTTTTGTTTTCAGGCATGAGGATAACTGCTCGGGTTTATTCATTTCTTGTTGAAAGAACCACGCTGGGTAGGGTTGTATGGTAGGGTCCATAGAAAATCCTCGTGAAATGACGTGTTAACAATGGCTTGGGGATGTGATATTTGGATGTGTGTTTTTTGGACATTCGTTTTGTTCGAAAATGTAAGACAAAGGTGAACGACAATTATTTTTTCATGTGTTGCCTAAGGCTCTGATGGATTTAAGCAGATTAAAACATGATACTTTCCAGACAGTTCGATGTTGATAGCCGGGGCATCGAGAACGGTCTTGTTCAAGGGACGATTGGCTTCTTTGGGGAGTTGGCATTCTAAGCTGCCTGAAATAGATCATCTATTGTAGCCAGCAAAGAACTTGTAATTTTCTCCTTATTCAATCCCAATGTTTTGGGTTGTTTTGTATTGGAACTGTCTCCAATAGGGAAAAACCATGATCATTAAGAGAAAAGACTCGATTGAGCCTCATATTACTACTCTGACATCATTTTTGAAAGCCCCTGGTATCCCGGAAGAAACGAAACAACGCATTCGGAATGAAATCGCCAGGATGCAACAAGGATTCAAAGGTGAAAGGGCCTGTGCATTTTTCCTGGAAGGATTTGTCAAAGACCATCCCAACCGGGTTCTTATCCATGATTTGCGAATCAAGGACAATGGGGATGTCGCCCAGATCGATCATTTGTTGATTAACCGAAATCTTGGCATGTTTGTTCTTGAATCCAAAAATTATTCTCATGGGTTCAAAATAAAGGAAAATGGAGAGTTTGAATACTGGAATGGTAAATTCTACTGCGGGATGGCCTCGCCTGTGGAACAGGCCAAAAGGCAGATGGAAATTTTACAGCGTTATCTGGTATCTCGCGATTTTT
The Desulfoplanes formicivorans DNA segment above includes these coding regions:
- a CDS encoding DUF4332 domain-containing protein, whose protein sequence is MTKLSSIEGIGSVYMAKLEAGGIDSVEELLEKAGPRKGRKELAEHAGISEKLILAWVNRADLSRVRGISTQYADLLECAGVDTVPELARRNPENLVEAMAKANEDKNLVRKLPAPSQVEDWIAQSKELPRMVHY